Proteins from one Selenomonadales bacterium genomic window:
- a CDS encoding FHA domain-containing protein: MSDQETSAYRICGECDGRNPVESRVHALNRCVYCGNTEIMSGRFVPKAPPAQSVPAESAPPENKTLTLVELHQKHRIMVPPSGGIIGRHGDLDPQFFARCPHVSGTHCRLYITQGDWYVRDLGSMNHTYINGNRLGTEATKLTAKSILQIADVKFDIEII, translated from the coding sequence TTGAGTGACCAGGAGACGTCTGCCTACCGCATCTGCGGGGAGTGCGATGGGCGTAACCCGGTGGAAAGCCGCGTTCACGCCCTGAATAGGTGCGTGTACTGCGGCAATACAGAAATTATGAGCGGGCGGTTCGTGCCAAAGGCCCCACCGGCTCAGTCCGTCCCAGCTGAAAGCGCTCCCCCGGAAAATAAGACCCTTACATTAGTGGAGCTCCACCAAAAACACAGAATTATGGTGCCTCCGTCCGGCGGAATAATCGGTCGCCATGGTGATTTAGACCCGCAGTTTTTTGCTAGATGCCCGCACGTTTCCGGTACACACTGTCGGCTGTACATAACCCAGGGAGACTGGTATGTGCGGGACTTAGGCAGCATGAACCACACTTATATAAACGGCAATAGGCTCGGCACTGAGGCAACCAAACTGACGGCAAAATCCATCCTGCAAATAGCTGATGTTAAGTTTGACATAGAAATCATCTAA
- a CDS encoding 4Fe-4S cluster-binding domain-containing protein, producing the protein MGCSKRCPGCANPELWPHDPSKDIDVNVLYGMVRELVRHHPVDGLTITGGDPLEQPKDLLAFLKLCRPIFDDILLYTGFYREEIKNDDLRQRILGYVDVLIDGPYVEELNDNKCVLRGSGNQRIWITDARLRDLYATYEAGGRLVQNVYYNNRLISVGIHNRSE; encoded by the coding sequence ATGGGCTGCAGCAAGCGCTGTCCCGGCTGCGCCAACCCAGAGCTTTGGCCACACGACCCGAGCAAGGACATAGATGTGAACGTGCTATACGGTATGGTGCGTGAACTAGTGCGTCATCATCCCGTAGACGGCCTTACGATCACCGGTGGCGACCCCCTGGAGCAACCCAAGGATTTGCTCGCGTTCCTTAAGCTTTGCCGCCCCATTTTTGACGACATTCTCTTATACACTGGTTTCTACAGAGAAGAGATTAAGAACGACGACCTGCGCCAAAGAATTCTGGGCTATGTCGATGTACTCATCGATGGCCCCTACGTTGAAGAACTGAACGACAACAAGTGTGTACTTCGCGGTTCCGGCAATCAGCGCATATGGATTACGGACGCAAGGTTAAGGGATTTGTACGCAACTTACGAAGCCGGCGGCAGGCTGGTGCAAAACGTATACTACAATAATCGCCTTATATCTGTCGGCATTCACAATAGAAGCGAGTGA